The proteins below are encoded in one region of Sminthopsis crassicaudata isolate SCR6 chromosome 1, ASM4859323v1, whole genome shotgun sequence:
- the LOC141556806 gene encoding uncharacterized protein LOC141556806 isoform X4, giving the protein MRSGHKSPSFPIPFAGFAVVISGGALQCTADGESRSEAKDFPPEMVIFMEPSLQHRLKQSNEKKNSQEVKMTQMKTPTKVRGYDCGQSIRLELMLFSKQRISIEESLYKCDARASSDPSICQRISSKEIISKCNECEEAFISKPDFIEYHRLYAGKQPNDYNNCETAVDFSQFIHSLETNDFEEKSINCNELGEISTQDIQLMEHQRIHAGLQPYEYSECVLPLGHNFSVTSLESGYTDQKPLVCRACGDVFLWSIQLAGHQSAPAGEKPYECRECEKAFCLRESLTRRPRMHTGEKPYGCSECGKAFRRRGQLTRHQRIHTGEKPHECGECGKAFYQKDQFTQHQRIHTGEKPYGCKECGKVFRVRTQLTQHLRIHTGEKPHKCNECGKAFRQRGHLTVHHRIHTGEKPYECSECGKAFRLSTELTRHQRIHTGEKPYACNDCGKAFRLSTELTRHQRVHTGEKPYGCNRCGKVFRQSTHLTQHQRIHTGVKSHNVLYAAKPSVFLLE; this is encoded by the coding sequence atggggaatcTAGGTCTGAAGCCAAGGACTTCCCTCCAGAGATGGTTATTTTTATGGAGCCTTCACTCCAGCATAGACTAAAGCAgagcaatgaaaaaaagaattcccaggaagtaAAAATGACTCAGATGAAAACGCCAACTAAAGTGAGAGGCTATGATTGTGGCCAAAGCATCAGGCTAGAACTAATGCTTTTCTCAAAACAGAGAATATCTATAGAAGAGAGTCTTTACAAATGTGATGCACGTGCATCTTCAGACCCAAGTATATGTCAAAGAATATCCTCAAAGGAGATCATTTCTAAGTGTAATGAATGTGAGGAAGCCTTCATTTCTAAACCAGATTTCATTGAATATCACAGACTATATGCTGGGAAGCAGCCTAATGATTATAACAATTGTGAGACAGCTGTAGACTTCAGCCAATTCATTCATTCCTTGGAGACAAATGATTTTGAAGAGAAAAGCATTAACTGTAATGAATTGGGGGAAATTTCTACCCAGGATATCCAACTGATGGAGCATCAGAGAATTCATGCAGGGTTGCAGCCCTATGAGTACAGTGAATGTGTGCTGCCTCTCGGTCACAACTTTTCAGTGACTTCCCTCGAAAGTGGCTACACTGACCAGAAACCTTTGGTCTGCCGTGCCTGCGGGGATGTCTTCCTCTGGAGCATCCAGCTCGCCGGCCATCAGAGCGCTCCCGCCGGCGAGAAGCCTTACGAGTGCCGGGAGTGTGAGAAGGCCTTCTGCCTGAGAGAGTCCCTGACGAGACGCCCGAGGATGCATACCGGGGAGAAGCCCTATGGGTGCAGCgagtgtgggaaagcctttcGGCGCAGAGGACAGCTCACCAGACACCAGAGAATCCACACAGGCGAGAAGCCTCACGAATGCGGGGAGTGTGGGAAGGCCTTCTACCAGAAGGACCAGTTTACTCAGcaccagagaatccacactggggagaagccctATGGATGCAAGGAGTGCGGCAAGGTCTTCCGGGTGAGGACCCAGCTCACTCAGCACCTTCGCATCCACACCGGGGAGAAGCCCCACAAGTGCAATGAGTGCGGGAAGGCCTTCAGGCAGAGGGGTCATCTCACTGTGCATCACAGGATTCACACCGGGGAGAAGCCCTACGAGTGCAGTGAGTGTGGGAAGGCCTTCCGCCTGAGCACGGAGCTCACCCgtcatcagagaatccacaccgGGGAGAAGCCTTATGCGTGCAACGATTGCGGGAAGGCCTTCCGCCTGAGCACGGAGCTCACCCGTCACCAGAGGGtccacactggggagaagccctATGGCTGCAACCGGTGTGGGAAGGTCTTCCGCCAGAGCACCCACCTTACTCAGCATCAGCGCATTCATACCGGAGTGAAGTCTCATAATGTACTTTATGCAGCAAAGCCCAGCGTCTTCCTCCTAGAGTGA
- the LOC141556843 gene encoding uncharacterized protein LOC141556843, whose translation MAPGDPGPREGPVTFRDVAVVFTREQWGQLGPAQKELYRDVMLENYRNLLGLGLTVSKPRIVQHLERREDPWRPEETWGVPGSSRADGEESPPELSMSVEQRLDQDSLRKLGLCGRKKAWARGARLGRQQIPEEGNPRQVVRGPRGHSCGKSSRTETKLSSRQRVPLKKHLRQCDEKPRDCNSRGKIASLGPCINSHQTTGIRKKMPRCNTLAKDSPHTRLQLRGRRSARKRSDCRGPLTHNPPLAASQGNPRENPPYKCRKTFLPGAQLPHRQQTPVEEKPYVCEECGKTFRLKGQLGRHLRIHTGEKPYACGECGKAFCQSAHLAQHQKIHTRERSHKCGVCGKTFCQSAHLVRHQRIHTGEKPYECSDCGKAFHVRTELTRHQRIHTRERPYVCNKCGGTFCQSAHLTRHQKIHSGEKPYKCSDCGKAFSGRDPLVQHQRIHTGEKPYDCHECGKAFSRKRQLILHQRIHTGEKPYECHRCEKTFRLKGSLTRHQSNRSHPS comes from the exons ATGGCCCCCGGGGACCCCGGACCCCGTGAG GGGCCCGTGACCTTCCGGGATGTGGCGGTGGTCTTCACGCGGGAGCAGTGGGGGCAGCTGGGCCCCGCCCAGAAGGAGCTGTACCGGGAcgtgatgctggagaactaccGCAACCTGCTGGGCCTGG GACTGACTGTGTCCAAGCCCAGGATTGTCCAGCACCTGGAGCGCAGAGAGGACCCTTGGAGGCCGGAGGAGACCTGGGGTGTCCCAGGGAGCAGCCGTGCAG atggGGAGGAGTCGCCCCCAGAGCTGAGCATGTCTGTGGAGCAGAGGCTGGACCAGGACAGCCTCAGGAAGCTGGGGCTCTGTGGAAGGAAGAAAGCCTGGGCACGTGGTGCCAGATTAGGGAGGCAGCAGATCCCTGAGGAGGGAAATCCTCGGCAGGTAGTGAGGGGCCCCAGGGGCCACAGTTGTGGCAAGAGTTCCAGGACAGAGACCAAGCTCTCCTCACGACAGAGAGTGCCCCTGAAAAAGCATCTTCGTCAGTGTGATGAGAAACCACGTGACTGTAACAGTCGTGGAAAAATCGCCAGCCTCGGTCCATGCATTAATTCCCATCAGACAACTGGCATCAGGAAAAAAATGCCCAGATGTAACACGTTAGCAAAGGATTCTCCCCACACCAGGCTACAGCTGAGAGGGCGTCGCAGTGCTCGTAAACGTAGTGACTGCAGGGGACCTTTAACCCACAATCCCCCTCTCGCTGCCTCTCAGGGCAATCCCAGAGAGAACCCGCCGTATAAATGCAGGAAGACTTTCCTCCCGGGTGCGCAGCTTCCTCACCGCCAGCAGACTCCTGTTGAGGAGAAGCCTTATGTCTGTGAAGAGTGTGGGAAGACCTTCCGCTTGAAAGGACAGCTCGGCCGCCATCTCAGGATCCACACCGGGGAGAAGCCCTATGCGTGCGGGGAGTGCGGGAAGGCCTTCTGCCAGAGCGCGCACCTGGCTCAGCACCAGAAGATCCACACGAGGGAGAGGAGCCACAAATGCGGCGTGTGTGGGAAGACCTTCTGCCAGAGCGCCCACCTTGTTCGTCACCAGAGGATCCACACCGGGGAGAAGCCCTACGAATGTAGTGACTGTGGGAAGGCCTTCCACGTGAGGACCGAGCTCACCAGACACCAGAGGATTCACACCCGAGAGAGGCCTTATGTGTGTAACAAATGCGGGGGGACATTTTGCCAGAGCGCACACCTTACTcgacatcagaaaattcatagtggagagaaaccttataaatgtagcGACTGTGGGAAGGCCTTTAGCGGCAGAGATCCCCTCGTTCAGCATCAGAGGATTCATACGGGAGAGAAACCCTATGATTGTCATGAATGTGGGAAGGCATTTAGCAGGAAAAGGCAACTTATTCTACACCAAAGAATTCACAccggagagaagccttatgaatgtcaCAGATGTGAGAAGACCTTCAGGCTGAAAGGGTCGCTTACTCGCCATCAGAGTAATAGAAGTCACCCTTCATAG
- the LOC141556806 gene encoding uncharacterized protein LOC141556806 isoform X3 — MLENYQNLLCLGLAVSKPEVIYQLERGEAPWRPEEKGLGSSRLDGESRSEAKDFPPEMVIFMEPSLQHRLKQSNEKKNSQEVKMTQMKTPTKVRGYDCGQSIRLELMLFSKQRISIEESLYKCDARASSDPSICQRISSKEIISKCNECEEAFISKPDFIEYHRLYAGKQPNDYNNCETAVDFSQFIHSLETNDFEEKSINCNELGEISTQDIQLMEHQRIHAGLQPYEYSECVLPLGHNFSVTSLESGYTDQKPLVCRACGDVFLWSIQLAGHQSAPAGEKPYECRECEKAFCLRESLTRRPRMHTGEKPYGCSECGKAFRRRGQLTRHQRIHTGEKPHECGECGKAFYQKDQFTQHQRIHTGEKPYGCKECGKVFRVRTQLTQHLRIHTGEKPHKCNECGKAFRQRGHLTVHHRIHTGEKPYECSECGKAFRLSTELTRHQRIHTGEKPYACNDCGKAFRLSTELTRHQRVHTGEKPYGCNRCGKVFRQSTHLTQHQRIHTGVKSHNVLYAAKPSVFLLE, encoded by the coding sequence atggggaatcTAGGTCTGAAGCCAAGGACTTCCCTCCAGAGATGGTTATTTTTATGGAGCCTTCACTCCAGCATAGACTAAAGCAgagcaatgaaaaaaagaattcccaggaagtaAAAATGACTCAGATGAAAACGCCAACTAAAGTGAGAGGCTATGATTGTGGCCAAAGCATCAGGCTAGAACTAATGCTTTTCTCAAAACAGAGAATATCTATAGAAGAGAGTCTTTACAAATGTGATGCACGTGCATCTTCAGACCCAAGTATATGTCAAAGAATATCCTCAAAGGAGATCATTTCTAAGTGTAATGAATGTGAGGAAGCCTTCATTTCTAAACCAGATTTCATTGAATATCACAGACTATATGCTGGGAAGCAGCCTAATGATTATAACAATTGTGAGACAGCTGTAGACTTCAGCCAATTCATTCATTCCTTGGAGACAAATGATTTTGAAGAGAAAAGCATTAACTGTAATGAATTGGGGGAAATTTCTACCCAGGATATCCAACTGATGGAGCATCAGAGAATTCATGCAGGGTTGCAGCCCTATGAGTACAGTGAATGTGTGCTGCCTCTCGGTCACAACTTTTCAGTGACTTCCCTCGAAAGTGGCTACACTGACCAGAAACCTTTGGTCTGCCGTGCCTGCGGGGATGTCTTCCTCTGGAGCATCCAGCTCGCCGGCCATCAGAGCGCTCCCGCCGGCGAGAAGCCTTACGAGTGCCGGGAGTGTGAGAAGGCCTTCTGCCTGAGAGAGTCCCTGACGAGACGCCCGAGGATGCATACCGGGGAGAAGCCCTATGGGTGCAGCgagtgtgggaaagcctttcGGCGCAGAGGACAGCTCACCAGACACCAGAGAATCCACACAGGCGAGAAGCCTCACGAATGCGGGGAGTGTGGGAAGGCCTTCTACCAGAAGGACCAGTTTACTCAGcaccagagaatccacactggggagaagccctATGGATGCAAGGAGTGCGGCAAGGTCTTCCGGGTGAGGACCCAGCTCACTCAGCACCTTCGCATCCACACCGGGGAGAAGCCCCACAAGTGCAATGAGTGCGGGAAGGCCTTCAGGCAGAGGGGTCATCTCACTGTGCATCACAGGATTCACACCGGGGAGAAGCCCTACGAGTGCAGTGAGTGTGGGAAGGCCTTCCGCCTGAGCACGGAGCTCACCCgtcatcagagaatccacaccgGGGAGAAGCCTTATGCGTGCAACGATTGCGGGAAGGCCTTCCGCCTGAGCACGGAGCTCACCCGTCACCAGAGGGtccacactggggagaagccctATGGCTGCAACCGGTGTGGGAAGGTCTTCCGCCAGAGCACCCACCTTACTCAGCATCAGCGCATTCATACCGGAGTGAAGTCTCATAATGTACTTTATGCAGCAAAGCCCAGCGTCTTCCTCCTAGAGTGA
- the LOC141556806 gene encoding uncharacterized protein LOC141556806 isoform X5, with translation MVIFMEPSLQHRLKQSNEKKNSQEVKMTQMKTPTKVRGYDCGQSIRLELMLFSKQRISIEESLYKCDARASSDPSICQRISSKEIISKCNECEEAFISKPDFIEYHRLYAGKQPNDYNNCETAVDFSQFIHSLETNDFEEKSINCNELGEISTQDIQLMEHQRIHAGLQPYEYSECVLPLGHNFSVTSLESGYTDQKPLVCRACGDVFLWSIQLAGHQSAPAGEKPYECRECEKAFCLRESLTRRPRMHTGEKPYGCSECGKAFRRRGQLTRHQRIHTGEKPHECGECGKAFYQKDQFTQHQRIHTGEKPYGCKECGKVFRVRTQLTQHLRIHTGEKPHKCNECGKAFRQRGHLTVHHRIHTGEKPYECSECGKAFRLSTELTRHQRIHTGEKPYACNDCGKAFRLSTELTRHQRVHTGEKPYGCNRCGKVFRQSTHLTQHQRIHTGVKSHNVLYAAKPSVFLLE, from the coding sequence ATGGTTATTTTTATGGAGCCTTCACTCCAGCATAGACTAAAGCAgagcaatgaaaaaaagaattcccaggaagtaAAAATGACTCAGATGAAAACGCCAACTAAAGTGAGAGGCTATGATTGTGGCCAAAGCATCAGGCTAGAACTAATGCTTTTCTCAAAACAGAGAATATCTATAGAAGAGAGTCTTTACAAATGTGATGCACGTGCATCTTCAGACCCAAGTATATGTCAAAGAATATCCTCAAAGGAGATCATTTCTAAGTGTAATGAATGTGAGGAAGCCTTCATTTCTAAACCAGATTTCATTGAATATCACAGACTATATGCTGGGAAGCAGCCTAATGATTATAACAATTGTGAGACAGCTGTAGACTTCAGCCAATTCATTCATTCCTTGGAGACAAATGATTTTGAAGAGAAAAGCATTAACTGTAATGAATTGGGGGAAATTTCTACCCAGGATATCCAACTGATGGAGCATCAGAGAATTCATGCAGGGTTGCAGCCCTATGAGTACAGTGAATGTGTGCTGCCTCTCGGTCACAACTTTTCAGTGACTTCCCTCGAAAGTGGCTACACTGACCAGAAACCTTTGGTCTGCCGTGCCTGCGGGGATGTCTTCCTCTGGAGCATCCAGCTCGCCGGCCATCAGAGCGCTCCCGCCGGCGAGAAGCCTTACGAGTGCCGGGAGTGTGAGAAGGCCTTCTGCCTGAGAGAGTCCCTGACGAGACGCCCGAGGATGCATACCGGGGAGAAGCCCTATGGGTGCAGCgagtgtgggaaagcctttcGGCGCAGAGGACAGCTCACCAGACACCAGAGAATCCACACAGGCGAGAAGCCTCACGAATGCGGGGAGTGTGGGAAGGCCTTCTACCAGAAGGACCAGTTTACTCAGcaccagagaatccacactggggagaagccctATGGATGCAAGGAGTGCGGCAAGGTCTTCCGGGTGAGGACCCAGCTCACTCAGCACCTTCGCATCCACACCGGGGAGAAGCCCCACAAGTGCAATGAGTGCGGGAAGGCCTTCAGGCAGAGGGGTCATCTCACTGTGCATCACAGGATTCACACCGGGGAGAAGCCCTACGAGTGCAGTGAGTGTGGGAAGGCCTTCCGCCTGAGCACGGAGCTCACCCgtcatcagagaatccacaccgGGGAGAAGCCTTATGCGTGCAACGATTGCGGGAAGGCCTTCCGCCTGAGCACGGAGCTCACCCGTCACCAGAGGGtccacactggggagaagccctATGGCTGCAACCGGTGTGGGAAGGTCTTCCGCCAGAGCACCCACCTTACTCAGCATCAGCGCATTCATACCGGAGTGAAGTCTCATAATGTACTTTATGCAGCAAAGCCCAGCGTCTTCCTCCTAGAGTGA